The Bacteroidota bacterium genome includes the window ATCCACTCCACCATCTCCATACTTTGTAAAAAATCCAATACCAAAATCTTCTATTTTATTTCCGGTACCGGCAACCAGTAATTTTTTGTTTCCGGCAACGGCATATAAAGTAAGCATGCGTAAACGACTGCGCGTATTTGCCAATGTTAAATGATCTTGTATTTGAGCCGGTAATGTTTTTTCAAGTTCAACAAAAGGAGCCGAAAGATTGATTTCGAAATGCGAAACCGTATCAAATTTTTTCATCAACCAATTGATGTGTTCTTGCGAACGACTGTACTCAGTTTTGCTTTGATGAATAGGCAAATTTAAGCATACAACATCTTTACCGGTTAGCGCACATAACGTTGAAGTAAGTGCTGAATCAATTCCCCCTGAAACGCCAATTACAAAACCTTTTTGCTGCGATTTCTCACAATACGTATTGAGCCAGTTTACAATGTACTTGACTACTAAATCTGCTTTCATGTTTGATCTATTTGAGGCAAAAAAAATCCCGCTTTTGCGAAATGCAAAAACGGGATTCAAATTATATTTTCTTAAAATAAAACGCCTACCGATAAAGAAACTGCATTATTGGTAAACTTTTGTTTATAGGCTGTTCCATCAGTTCTAAACATATAATCCGATTTAGATTTCGAAACATTGGTGAGTCCGTTTAAATAATTAACACTTATCAGCAAGGAAGTTGAACCAGCTAAATTATATTCGGCTCCGGCTCCAACATTAATAGCTGCTTTAAAGAAATTCATGTCTTTGCTAATATTGATATCTTCAAGGGTTGAGGTAGTTTTTTTTGTACTTCTAACATCGTCTTCACTTAAAGCTTTTGTACGAATACCAAGATTAATTCCGGCTTGTGCAAAATAGGTCATCACACCAATTTCTTTAGTACGCATTTTTAAAGTGATTGGAATAGCCCAATAAGCAACACTGAAATTGCGTGATTTCAATTGAAAAAACTCATTCACGGTATCGTTAATGTTAATTTTCAGAGGCTCTTCATTAAAATGATAGTAAGCAGTATCGGTATAATTTAATGCTCCCCCATTTTTTTCAAAGCCAATACCGGTGGCCAAACTAACCACTTTGTTTAGTCTAAATTCAGTCATCAAAGCATAGCCCATCTTAACTTTGGCACCTGCTCCATCAAGTTTTTTTACATCTCCAGGTTTCATCCACGATATTTCGGGACTAACTCGTAAACCGAATCGGAAATTTTTTAGGGGTTCATCTTCCTGTGCAACAGCGCGCAAGCTAAATGCGAAAAAAAGCAAAATTGCCGGTGAAATTTTGGTTAGGATAGTATTCTTCATAGGTTTAAAATTTATTTGTTCTACTTTTGGTACCACAATAGTAAGCAATTATTCAAGAATGAAAGGTTCGCATTGGTTCAAGTTTTTAACTGTGTTATTCACTTTTTCTGCTTGTTCGCACAATAGCAAAGAGATTGATATTTCTGAAATTAAAATTGATTTCAAGTTTAGTCGTTTTGAAAATGATTTGCAGCGTTTAAATACTGCCAATGCTGCCGAAACAAAGCAAAAGCTGGCAGTAAATTATGGACAATTTTTTGATCGCTTCAATGAAAATATAATTCAAATTGGAAGTTCCAATCAACCAGGATACGAGCTAGCTATAAGTAGTTTTTTAAATGATGCAGCAATTTCTACAGTGTATAGCGATGTGCAAACAGAGTTTGCTAGTACCGAGAAACTTGAAAGTGATTTTGAATCCGCTTTGAAACACTATCACTACTACTTTCCTAATAAAATTGTACCACATATTGCCACCTTTATTTCGGGTTTTAATTATCCGATAGCTGTAACCGATAGTGTATTGGGTGTTGGGTTAGATATGTATTTGGGAAAAAATTACAAGTACTATAAGTTAATGGCCATACCAAATTATCAGGTTGACTTTATGAGCAAACATTACATCGTTGTGGATGCTGTTCGCTCTTGGTTGCAGACCGAATATGAAGGAATGGATGTACACAAAAATTTATTGAGTGAGATGGTATTTCAAGGAAAATTGGTGTATGCATTGGATCACCTTCTACCACAAGAAGAAGATAGTGTGAAGTTGGAATTCACAGCGCAGCAACTGCAATGGGTAAATAGTTCGGAACAGAGTATTTGGGCTTATTTTATTGATAAAAATTTGTTGTATTCTACCAAGGCATCCGAAAATGTAAAGTACATCAACAGTGCACCTTTTACAATTGGAATGCCTAAAGCATCACCCGGAAGAGTAGGAGTGTGGCTGGGATATAAAATTGTTTCGGCTTATATGGAAAGGCATAAGGAAATTACCTTAGCCGCGTTAATGGAAGAAAAAAATGCGCAAAAAATATTAAATGATTCACATTACAAACCCCGAAAATAGTTTACAAAAATTAGGATTGCTTAGTATAATTGATAGATACCTTACATGAAAAAATCAGAAATTAAATTTGCGATAGAGTTAGATGAGAATAATTTGCCCGAAAAAATTCAGTGGGAAGCTACCGATTCGGGAATTGACGGTGCAATTGCAGCAAAGTCGATTATGTTGAGTGTATGGGATCCTACTGAAAATAACACCTTACGCATTGATTTATGGACCAAGGATATGATGGTAGATGAGATGAAAATTTTTATGCATCAAACCTTACTTTCAATGGCCAATACCTTGGAACGTGCAACCCATGAAGATAAGATGGCGGCAGATCTTCGTGATTTTTGCGAGCATTTCGCAGATAAATTAGAGCTAAAAAAATCGTAGTTCAAGCATAACACTAACGAAAGCTTATAACGCATTTAGTGTTTTTCTTCAGGAAGTAATTTGTTGGTTTGCTCGATGAATTTAAGAATTGCCTCTTTGCCGTCGGTATTCACC containing:
- the nadE gene encoding NAD(+) synthase gives rise to the protein MKADLVVKYIVNWLNTYCEKSQQKGFVIGVSGGIDSALTSTLCALTGKDVVCLNLPIHQSKTEYSRSQEHINWLMKKFDTVSHFEINLSAPFVELEKTLPAQIQDHLTLANTRSRLRMLTLYAVAGNKKLLVAGTGNKIEDFGIGFFTKYGDGGVDVSPIADLLKSQVYALAKELGVVNSILNAAPTDGLFHDGRSDEDQIGASYDELEWAMNSFETGAEHINLSERQKKVLEIYTSRHKANLHKMVPIPVCTIPKEYLQE
- a CDS encoding outer membrane beta-barrel protein → MKNTILTKISPAILLFFAFSLRAVAQEDEPLKNFRFGLRVSPEISWMKPGDVKKLDGAGAKVKMGYALMTEFRLNKVVSLATGIGFEKNGGALNYTDTAYYHFNEEPLKININDTVNEFFQLKSRNFSVAYWAIPITLKMRTKEIGVMTYFAQAGINLGIRTKALSEDDVRSTKKTTSTLEDINISKDMNFFKAAINVGAGAEYNLAGSTSLLISVNYLNGLTNVSKSKSDYMFRTDGTAYKQKFTNNAVSLSVGVLF
- the gldC gene encoding gliding motility protein GldC yields the protein MKKSEIKFAIELDENNLPEKIQWEATDSGIDGAIAAKSIMLSVWDPTENNTLRIDLWTKDMMVDEMKIFMHQTLLSMANTLERATHEDKMAADLRDFCEHFADKLELKKS